The stretch of DNA CGGCGACCGCGCGAGGCGGGCATGGACAGGCGGTGACCTTGGTGGCGGTGACGAAGACGCACGGTCCCGAAGCGGTCCTGGCGGCATGGCGTGCCGGTGTGCATGACGTCGGTGAGAACCGCGTGCAGGAAGCGGAAGACAAAATGGCTCGGGTCGACGTGCCGGTGCGCTGGCACTTGATCGGTCATCTGCAACGCAACAAGGCCAGGGCGGCGACGCGCTTTGCGTTGGTGCATGGCGTGGATAGCGAACGACTGGCCGACGCGCTGGATCAGGCGGCGCGTGCGGCCGCACGGACGCTCGACGTCCTGATGCAGGTGAATATCAGCGGTGAAGACACCAAGAGCGGCGTCGAACCTGGCGCCGTTTCGGCACTCGCGGAACGATGGCACGCCTTGCGAAATCTGCGGGTGATGGGTGCCATGGTGATGGCGCCGCTTGACGCACCGGAGGCCGTGTTGCGCGCAGTGTTTGCCGGGGCCCGGCACGCCCGGACGGTGTTGCAGCACGCGGGACATCCGGCGCCGTGGCTCTCCATGGGGATGTCCGGGGACTACGAAATCGCGATTGAGGAAGGGGCCACGCACGTGCGGCTGGGCACGGTACTCTTCGGCAGTCGGGTGTCGCCGACGTGATGTCACCGCACCTTCCTTTCGGCGCTCATTTCCGGAGCAACGCATGACGGACGACGCCTTTCATCTGACGGCCCTCGATGTCAGACGCTATGACTTTGGCAACGCGCTGCGTGGCTACGATCGCGCGCGCGTCGACCAGTTCCGCGATCAGGTGGCCGAGGAAATTGAACGACTGACGCGCGCGAATCAGGAGCTTGACCAGAAGGCGCGGAATTTCCACGAACAGCTGAAATCGTTTCGCGATCGCGACAAGGCACTCAACGATGCGTTGGTGAGTGCCCAGCAACTGCGCGGCGAGATCCGCGAACAGGCGGAACGGGAAGCGCAACTGATCGTGCGGGAAGCGCGCGCCGAAGCCGACAAGGGGCTGCAACAAGTGCGGGATGATGTGCGCCGCGCGCAGGACGCGCTGCAGCAGTTGTGGCGCACGCGACGCGGGTATCTGGCGCAATTGCGGAATCAGGTCGAACGGCAACTCACCGAGCTGGTGGCCTCAGAAGAGGAACCACCTCCGCCCGGCGTGCAGACGCGCGAGGGGCGCGGCGCGCCGGCCGCCGACGCGTCGCCGTCGGCGGCGCCGGATATCCCCCCCGAAACGGAACCCATGCTCAAGGAGCTGCGCGAACTGCCACCGCGTGGCAGTGCTCCGACCCCATCGTGGCTGGACGTGGTGGACGATTGACCCAGAAGAAACCGGAATCGTACCCGCAGCTCCAATACACGCAGGAACATCAGCGCGTCGGTCTCGCGCATCCGGCATTGGGGCTGCACGCGCGCGAGCGGGTGGAGGCCTGCGCCCAGGCCATCCGGGCGCGATTCGCCACGCCTATCGATGCCGCCATCATCCTCGGGACCGGACTCGGCGCGCTCGCTGACGAAATCGCGGTGGAGCAGTCGATCGACTATCGCGACTTGCCGAACTTCCCGTTGTCGACCGTCGAATCACACAGCGGGCGGCTGCTCTGCGGCACGCTGAGTGGCAAGACCGTCGTGGCCATGCAGGGGCGGTTCCATCGGTACGAAGGCTATTCCCTGCAGCAGGTGACCTTCCCCATTCGCGTGCTGCGGGCGCTTGGGGCGGAAACGCTGGTGGTGAGCAATGCCTGCGGCGGGATGCATCCGCTCTGGGCGCCGGGCAACCTGATGCTGATTGCCGATCATCTCAACCTGCTGGGTGATAATCCGCTGATCGGTCCGAATGACGATGCCATGGGACCGCGCTTTCCCGACATGTCGGAACCCTACGACGTGGGGTTGCGACAGATAGCCCGCGAGGTGGCCGTGGCCAACGGCATCACGCTGCGCGAAGGCGTGTATGCCGCCGTGCAGGGTCCCAATCTCGAAACGCGCGCCGAGTACCGCTTTCTGCGCGCGGTCGGCGCTGATGTCGTTGGTATGTCCACCGTGCCGGAAGTGATTGTAGCCCGTCACGGCGGCATGCGCGTGCTGGGTCTCTCCATCATCACCGATCAGTGTCTGCCCGACGCTCTCGAGCCGGCCACGGTGGCCAGGATCATCGACGTGGCGCGTGCGGCCGAGCCGCAACTGACCGCCGTGGTCAAGGGCGTCATCGCCCGCCTCTGAATTCCGCTCCGCGCTCCCGTTCGACATTGTCCGCCATCGATTGACTCCACGCATTCCGCACACATGACCGCACCGCTGTACCCACTCCTGCCGGATCTCGGCGCCGATGCCTTCGAGCAGGACCTGCTCGCGCGCTGGGACGCCGAGCATCTGTTTGAAACCGCACAGGCGGCGCGCGCCGGCGCGCCGCCGTTCGTCTTCTTCGAAGGTCCGCCAACGGCCAACGGGCGACCGGGCATTCACCACGTGTTTGCGCGCACGGTGAAGGACCTGTTCTGCCGGCATCGGGCGATGCAGGGACACTTTGTGCCGCGCAAAGCGGGCTGGGATACGCACGGCTTGCCGGTGGAAATCGAGGTCGAGAAGGAACTGCAGCGCGAGGCGGCTGAGCGCGATGGCGTCGATGCGTCGGCGTCGGCGACGCTGGGCGGCAAGCAGCTGATCGAACAGGTTGGTGTGGCGGAGTTCAATCGCCGATGCCGCGAGAACGTCTGGAAGTATCGGGGTGAATGGGAAAAGCTGTCGCAACGTACCGCGTACTGGCTGGACTATGGCGATCCGTATGTCACGTATTCCAACAACTATGTGGAAAGCGTGTGGTGGGCGCTGCGCACGCTGCACGACAAGGGACTCCTGTTCCGCGGGCACAAGATCCTGCCGTATTGCGCACGGTGCGGCACCGCGCTGTCCAGTCACGAAGTGGCGCAGGGTTACGACGATGTCGACGATCCGAGCGTGTATATCGCGCTCGACCTGCTTGACGCGGACGGTCACGCCGCGCCCGGTGCGCGCCGTCGAATCCTCGTGTGGACCACGACGCCGTGGACCCTGGTGTCCAACACGGCGCTGGCGGTCCACCCGGAATTGCACTACGCCGAATTGCGCAAGAAGAGCGGCGTCGACTGGACCGTGCTGCTGGCCGAATCGCGTGTTCCGGCGGTGCTGGGCGTCGATTGGGCCGATCGATGGGATGTGGTCGCCACGCATCGCGGCGCGGAGTTGACCGGGCTGCGCTATCAGCGTCCGTTGGACTGGGTGCCGTATCCTGAGGAGGGACGCCACGAAATCATCGTGGCCGAGGATTTCGTGTCGGCCGACGACGGTACCGGCGTGGTGCATATGTCCCCGGCCTTTGGGGCTGACGACTACGCGGCGGGGCAGCGACACGGTCTGGCGTTCGTCCAGCCGGTGACCGCGCGCGGCGAGTTCGCGGCGGAGGTGCCGGTGGTGGGCGGCGTGTTCGTGAAAGAGGCCGACACGCGCATCATCGAAGTCCTGCGTGACCGCGATGTGCTGTGGAAGGCGTCGACGCTGACGCACTCGTATCCGCACTGCTGGCGCTGCGGCACGCCGCTGCTGTACTACGCGCGCGGATCGTGGTTCGTGCGCACCACCGCCGTGAAGGACGATCTGCTGGCGCGCAACGCCTCGGTGAATTGGAATCCCGCCGAGATGGGCAGCGGCCGGTTCGGCGAGTGGCTGTCGAACAACGTCGACTGGGCCATTTCCCGTGACCGATACTGGGGTTCGCCGCTCCCGGTGTGGATCAACGATGAAGATCCCACCGAAGTCGATGTGCTGGGTAGCTACGCCGATCTGGCCGAACGGATCGGGCGGCCGTTGCCCGACGACTTCGATCCGCACAAACCCTATATCGACGCCTACGCCTGGCCCTCGCCGACCGGCACGGGCACCATGCGTCGCGTCCCCGAAGTCATCGATGCCTGGTTCGACTCCGGATCGATGCCGTTTGCGCAGTGGCATTATCCGTTCGAGAATCACGACATGGTCGCCGCGCAGTATCCGGCCGACTACATCGCCGAAGGTGTCGATCAGACCCGCGGCTGGTTCTATTCGTTATTGGCCATCGCCACGGGGCTGGGCGACGCGCTGCCCAACAATCACGCGGGGACCGCGGCGCCGTATCGCAACGTGGTGGTGAACGATCTCGTGCTCGACGCCACCGGACAGAAGATGTCCAAGAGCAAGGGCAACGTGGTCAATCCGTGGGAGGTGCTGTCGCGCCATGGGGCCGATGCCGTGCGGCTCTTCCTGGTGGCGTCGAGTCAGGTGTGGGTGCCGCGCCGATTCGACGAGAACGCCATCCGCGAGATCGCCGGACGATTCCTGCTCACCTTCCGGAATGTCTACAACGGCATCTTTGCCCAGTACGCGAATTTCGGATGGACGCCCAGTGCGCGTGATCCGGCCGTGGCCGATCGACCACTGCTGGACCGGTGGATCCTGTCGCGGTTGGCACGCGTAGAAGCCGACGTCGATCGCCATCTCACGGCCTACGATGCGACGGTGGCCGCGCGACGAATCATGGAGTTCGTCGATGACGACGTGTCCAAGTGGTACGTGCGCCTGTCGCGCAACCGCTTCTACGACGTGGCGAGTGACGACAATCGCGCCGCATTCGCCACGTTGCACGAAGTGTTGACGGTGACCTGTCGCCTGCTGGCGCCGATTGCGCCGTTCATGACCGACGCCGTCCATCGCGCGTTGACCGGCACGTCGGTGCATCTCGCGTCGTTCACGCGTGGTCGTGACAGCGCCGGTGTCGCCGCGGCGACGGACGAGGCGCTGGAATCGTCCATGCAGGATATCCGGAAACTCGTCACGCTGGCCCACGCGGCGCGCGATGCCGCTGAGGTGAAAGTGCGGCAGCCGCTGCCGTCCATGCAGTGCGTGGTGCCCGGCGACCCCACCGGCGCGGCAGCCTTGTCGTCGTTGCTGGCGGCTGAGCTGAATGTGAAACGGGTGGAGTTTGTGACGTCGACCGACGCCCTCGTCGCGCTCGAGGCCAAGGCCAATTTCCGCACCTTGGGGAAGAAGTTCGGCAAGGAGACGCCCCAAGTGGCGGCGGCGGTGACGGCACTCGAGGCGGCCAAGCTTCGTGCGCTGGCGGCCGGAAACTCGGTCACGATTACCGTTTTGGGTGTTGACCGCTTGATCGAGCCGGACGACGTCGCCATCATCCGGCGCGCATCCGGCGCTGCCGTGGTCCAGGAGGACGCTGGATACGGCGTGGCACTCGATGCCACAGTGACGCCGGAATTGCGTGCCGAGGGGTTGGCACGTGAGATCATCAGCCGGGTACAGCGGCTGCGGAAGGAAGCCCGGCTCGATGTCAGCGACCGGATCGTGCTGGCCGTGGCGGGGGACGACGAATTGCACCGTGCGCTCATCGAGCATCGCGAGCGGCTGGCCGATGACGTGCTGGCCGTCGGGGTGCTCATCGGGGAGGAAGCAGGGACACCGTTCGGCCGTACGGCGAATGGTGACACGTGGACCGCGACTCAGGTGGTGGACGTTGAAGGACGTTCCGTGCTGCTCGCGCTCAGAAAGGACGGGGTGTGATGGCGAGTTCGAAAGAGGCATCGAAAGATGTCAAGAAACCAAAACCGATGCCCAAGAAGCAGCTGGCGCACTTTGAGAAGCGACTCCTCGAAGAGCGGAAGCGCGTAATCAAGGAACTCGGCCACCACGGCGACACTTTCGGTCCCAACGGCGAGGCCGATGGTGACACGAGCGCGTATTCGTTCCACATGGCCGATCAGGGCACCGACGCGATGGAACGTGAAAAAGCGTTCCTGTTCGCGTCGCAGGAGGGGCGGTTCCTGTGGCATATCGATCAGGCGCTGCGGCGGCTGTACAAGTCGCCGGAGACGTTCGGCAAGTGTCATCAGTGCGGAAACGATGTCGCGTTCGAACGACTCGATGCGCTGCCGCACGCGCGCTTCTGCATCGCCTGCAAGCAGCGCGAGGAAGACGCGAAAAAGGCATGACGTGAAGGCGCTCTTCTCCTGGCCCGTGCTCCTCGTGGTCGTCGCCCTCGATCGGGTGACGAAAATGCTGGCGGAAACACTCTTGCCCCCCAACGGATTTCCGGAACGGGTCATGGGCGATGCCGTGCGATTGGCGCTGGTCTACAATCCGGGCGCCGCATTCGGGTTGTACCTCGGCAGTTACTCGCGCTGGATCTTCATGGCGCTGACGCTGGGCGCATTGGTGATCCTGTGGCGCTTGTACCGTCAAACGGCGGCGACCGAGCACGTGCGGGCGTTGGCGATCGCGCTCGTGGCCTCGGGCGCGATCGGTAATCTCCTCGACCGGCTCCGATCGGATCGGGGCGTCGTGGATTTCATCGACGTCGGCGTGGGGCTGCATCGGTGGCCCACGTTCAATGTGGCCGACATGGCGGTGAGCGGCGGCGCATTCCTGCTGGCGTACGTGCTCTGGGGTGAAGAGCAGCGGGAATCGGCAACGGTGGTCACGTCCGGGACCGATCGGTCGTCATCGGGCAGCGTGGAGGCCCCATGAGTGCGTCCATCCCTGAATCCCCGCACGCGCTGGCGCCGTCGGCGGCCCGGACGTGGCCCTTCTGGGTGATCGTGGCCAGCGTGACGGCCGTTGACTTCGTGACGAAGGCGTGGGCCGTGGACGCCTTGTCGCCGCGGCACATCCCGCATCGCATTGTCGGTGACGTGGTGCGCTTCACGCTGGCGTACAATCCGGGAGCGGCGTTCGGCATGCACCTCGGTCCCGCGTCGCGATGGATCTTTGCCGGGCTCAGTATCGTCATCATCGGCGTGCTGCTGCGAGCCACCGCCGACCTGACGCGCAGCTCGCGACTGGCCGCGGTTGGCGTGCCCATCGTGATTGGTGGCGCGATCGGCAACCTGCTCGATCGCATTCTGCAGCGCGATGGCGTCGTCGACTTCATTGATATCGGCGTTGGCAACGTGCGTTTCTGGACATTCAACGGCGCTGATTCGGCAGTGACAATCGGCGCGATCTGCCTCGTGTTGGCACTGTGGCAGCAGGAAAAGGAACAATTGGCTCTCGAACGCAGCCGCAGCTCCTCTGGCGACACTACACGCGACGATCAGGCGGCCCGCCAGTCGCGCTCGTGACATCGGCCGACTCCGGAGAGAAACGGGCGACGACCCGCGAATTTGTCGTGGCCGATGGCGCGCTCGAACGACTCGATCTCCTGGTGGCGCGGGAGTGCGCGCTATCCCGCACGCAGGCCGCAACGCTGATCGCCAATGGCCACGTGACCGTCAACAAGAAGGCGGAACGCGCGTCATATCGGGGCGAAGCACAGGATCACATCGTGGTCACGATTCCGCCGCCGCCCGGACGCGATATCCTCCCGGAATCGATTCCGCTGTCGATTGTCTACGAGGATGACGATCTCGTGGTGGTGGACAAAGCGGCCGGCATGGTGGTGCACCCCGCGCCCGGCAACTGGACGGGTACGTTGGTCAATGCGCTGATGGCGCGTGGTGAGCCACTGGCGGAGGGCGGAGGCGCGGAGCGGGCGGGGCTGGTCCATCGCCTGGACAAGGACACATCGGGGCTGCTTCTGGTGGCCAAGTCGGAGATCGCCCATCGCACGCTCAGTGCCGCGCTGGCGGCCCGACGTATCACGCGCCGCTATGCCGCCCTCACCTGGGGGCACCTGACGGCCGACTCCATCACGGTGGATAAGCCGATTGCGCGTGATCCGCGGGACCGGACGCGCATGGCGATCGTCCAGGATGGGAGGGTGGCGAAGACCATTTTCACCCGCCTCGCCCGATTTGATTCGGTGGACCTGTTGCGGGCGCACCTGCATACCGGGCGCACCCATCAGATTCGCGTGCACCTCGCGTCGATTGGGCATCCGGTGGTTGGTGACGATACCTATGGAGGTGGGGGAGGGCGTCGTCTCGCCCTCCTTCCTCCCAAACGGCATTTCCTGCATGCGGCCTGGCTGCGATTTCGTCATCCCGTGTCGGGTGTGCTGATCGACCTGCGATCACCGTTGCCCCTCGATCTGAAACGATCGTTGGCCGCGTTGAGCGGGATGCCCGAACTCGCTGCGCACCAGGACCCTCTCGATGAACTCGGCTTCTATTCCACCGCAGATGGCGACGCGACCGGCGATACCGCCGGTGCCAGCGCCAGCGATTCCGCCGGGACGGACGCTCCCTAGCGTTTTCGGGGACGCCGACGACGACGAGCAGCACGCCCGGGTCCTGGTGGTGTGCGTCGGTGCGAACCTGTACGGAATCCCGGTCGAACAAGTGCGCGAGGTGTTTCGGGGCGAGCGGGTCACTCGGGTGCCAGGAGCACCGGCCCTGGTTCGGGGCATCGTCAACGTGCGGGGCGGGGTGGGCACCGTGCTGGGACTCGCCGTTCTGCTTGGTGCAGCTCGTGCCGTTACGTCCTCGTCGGTCGTCCTTCTGGAGCACGGATCCCGCCTGATCGGGCTGGCCGTGGACGCGGTACGCGATGTGCGCGCCCAGGACGACACCCCGGCTGATGCCGGAGCGTCCGGGCACGCGGTCGTCACGCCGCTCGACGCGGTCGCGCTCTGCGCGCCGCATCTGCTCTCTTCCGAGGAGATGGGACGGTGAGCCGGACTGTGCTGATCTGTGACGATGCGATCTTCATGCGCACGATGGTGGGGGATATTCTCCAGCAGGCGGGCTTTGAGATCGTCGGGGAAGCGGAGACGGGCGTGCAGGCGGTGGAGAAGTACCGACTGCTCCGACCCGATCTGGTGACCATGGATATCGTGATGCCCGATATGGGCGGCATCGATGCGGTGCGCGAGATCACGAAACAGGATCCGACCGCGCGCATTCTCATGTGCAGCGCGATGGGACAGCAGGCGCTGGTGGTGGAGGCGATCCAGGCCGGTGCCAAGGACTTCGTGGTGAAACCGTTCCAGCCCAGTCGTGTGCTCGAAGCGGTCAACCGGGTGCTCGCGGCGTAGGCCGCGTCCTGACCACCGGCTGGTCGACATGGACCAGACCCGCTACGCCGAGCTGTTTCGCGCGGAGGCACGCGAACACCTGGCTGAACTCGACACGACGCTGTTGGCCTTCGAGCAGCAGGCCGACCCGGAGCACGTCGGCACGCTGTTCCGGAGCACGCACACCATCAAGGGGATGGCCGCGGCGATGGGATATGGCGCGGTCGAGCAACTGTCGCATGCGCTGGAATCGCTGCTCGACACCATGCGAAGCGGCGACGCGCCTGTCGACCAGACGTTGGTCGCGCTGCTGTTCGAAGGCACGGACGCGCTGCGCGCCAGCGTCGATGAAGCGGTTGCGGGTCGCGGCGATGTGATTCCTGCCGCGCTCACGCCATTGCTGCAGCGACTGGGCGCGCCACGCGAGCCGAGACCGCTCGCCGCGCTCGCCAGCGTCGCCTCGCCGAACGATGGACTCGCGGGATTGACCCACGGCGCACAGTTCGACGAGATCCCGCCCGCGACGGAGCGTCGCGAGACGATGACGGAGGATCTCGCAATCGCCGTGCGTCTGACGGCTGACTGTCCGCTCAAGGGTGTGCGCGCGTTGCTGGTGTTGGGGCGGCTTGAGCCGCTTGGCGTCGTCCTGCGGATTGACCCGCCACAGGCGTCCTGGCACGGCGACACCTTCGACGGTGCGTTCACGGTGTCGCTGCGGTCCGCGACGGCGGCCGACGCCCTGGAGGAGGCCGCGCGCGCTGCCGGTGACGTCGCGCGGGTCAGCGTCAGCGCCATCCATGCAACGCCACAGCGCGACGGCGCCGGCGACGCGCTGCGCACCGTCCGCGTCGATCGCCGCCGACTGGACACGCTGCTCGATCTGGTGGGTGAATTGGTGATCACCAGAGACCGCCTGTTGCGCATTGCCGAAGAGAGTGACCACTCCTCGACCCGGGCGCTGACGCGTGCCGCGCACGAAACCGCGCGCTTGATCAGTGCGCTGCAGGATGAGGTGGTGCAGGCGCGCATGGTGCCGGTTGGGCAGGTGTTCGATCGTTTTCCCCGACTCGTGCGGGACATTGCGCG from Gemmatimonadaceae bacterium encodes:
- a CDS encoding chemotaxis protein CheA, translated to MDQTRYAELFRAEAREHLAELDTTLLAFEQQADPEHVGTLFRSTHTIKGMAAAMGYGAVEQLSHALESLLDTMRSGDAPVDQTLVALLFEGTDALRASVDEAVAGRGDVIPAALTPLLQRLGAPREPRPLAALASVASPNDGLAGLTHGAQFDEIPPATERRETMTEDLAIAVRLTADCPLKGVRALLVLGRLEPLGVVLRIDPPQASWHGDTFDGAFTVSLRSATAADALEEAARAAGDVARVSVSAIHATPQRDGAGDALRTVRVDRRRLDTLLDLVGELVITRDRLLRIAEESDHSSTRALTRAAHETARLISALQDEVVQARMVPVGQVFDRFPRLVRDIARELGKDVHFVTEGREIELDRSLLDAIGDPIIHLLRNALDHGLEDAETRRAAGKAPTGTLTLRAARDRAAVILQVEDDGRGIDRDVILRRAHQQGLLPDSVATLDDDALLQVLAYAGFSTARSVTAVSGRGVGVDIVATRVRALGGALEIETLQGQGTVFTLRLPVTLAIARALLVDVAGSTYAIPADHVLEALAYDPGTLVTVAERESVTVREEVVPIVHLRERFGLERRRDDLYLAVVEVAGRRTALAVDALVAQQDIVVKSFDAVRGSEPWFSGATVLGDGTPALIVDLGSLT
- a CDS encoding response regulator, with the translated sequence MSRTVLICDDAIFMRTMVGDILQQAGFEIVGEAETGVQAVEKYRLLRPDLVTMDIVMPDMGGIDAVREITKQDPTARILMCSAMGQQALVVEAIQAGAKDFVVKPFQPSRVLEAVNRVLAA
- a CDS encoding isoleucine--tRNA ligase, yielding MTAPLYPLLPDLGADAFEQDLLARWDAEHLFETAQAARAGAPPFVFFEGPPTANGRPGIHHVFARTVKDLFCRHRAMQGHFVPRKAGWDTHGLPVEIEVEKELQREAAERDGVDASASATLGGKQLIEQVGVAEFNRRCRENVWKYRGEWEKLSQRTAYWLDYGDPYVTYSNNYVESVWWALRTLHDKGLLFRGHKILPYCARCGTALSSHEVAQGYDDVDDPSVYIALDLLDADGHAAPGARRRILVWTTTPWTLVSNTALAVHPELHYAELRKKSGVDWTVLLAESRVPAVLGVDWADRWDVVATHRGAELTGLRYQRPLDWVPYPEEGRHEIIVAEDFVSADDGTGVVHMSPAFGADDYAAGQRHGLAFVQPVTARGEFAAEVPVVGGVFVKEADTRIIEVLRDRDVLWKASTLTHSYPHCWRCGTPLLYYARGSWFVRTTAVKDDLLARNASVNWNPAEMGSGRFGEWLSNNVDWAISRDRYWGSPLPVWINDEDPTEVDVLGSYADLAERIGRPLPDDFDPHKPYIDAYAWPSPTGTGTMRRVPEVIDAWFDSGSMPFAQWHYPFENHDMVAAQYPADYIAEGVDQTRGWFYSLLAIATGLGDALPNNHAGTAAPYRNVVVNDLVLDATGQKMSKSKGNVVNPWEVLSRHGADAVRLFLVASSQVWVPRRFDENAIREIAGRFLLTFRNVYNGIFAQYANFGWTPSARDPAVADRPLLDRWILSRLARVEADVDRHLTAYDATVAARRIMEFVDDDVSKWYVRLSRNRFYDVASDDNRAAFATLHEVLTVTCRLLAPIAPFMTDAVHRALTGTSVHLASFTRGRDSAGVAAATDEALESSMQDIRKLVTLAHAARDAAEVKVRQPLPSMQCVVPGDPTGAAALSSLLAAELNVKRVEFVTSTDALVALEAKANFRTLGKKFGKETPQVAAAVTALEAAKLRALAAGNSVTITVLGVDRLIEPDDVAIIRRASGAAVVQEDAGYGVALDATVTPELRAEGLAREIISRVQRLRKEARLDVSDRIVLAVAGDDELHRALIEHRERLADDVLAVGVLIGEEAGTPFGRTANGDTWTATQVVDVEGRSVLLALRKDGV
- a CDS encoding YggS family pyridoxal phosphate-dependent enzyme, which codes for MPISDSTVSRFDAEVSSRVVEVRERIAAATARGGHGQAVTLVAVTKTHGPEAVLAAWRAGVHDVGENRVQEAEDKMARVDVPVRWHLIGHLQRNKARAATRFALVHGVDSERLADALDQAARAAARTLDVLMQVNISGEDTKSGVEPGAVSALAERWHALRNLRVMGAMVMAPLDAPEAVLRAVFAGARHARTVLQHAGHPAPWLSMGMSGDYEIAIEEGATHVRLGTVLFGSRVSPT
- a CDS encoding purine-nucleoside phosphorylase; its protein translation is MHARERVEACAQAIRARFATPIDAAIILGTGLGALADEIAVEQSIDYRDLPNFPLSTVESHSGRLLCGTLSGKTVVAMQGRFHRYEGYSLQQVTFPIRVLRALGAETLVVSNACGGMHPLWAPGNLMLIADHLNLLGDNPLIGPNDDAMGPRFPDMSEPYDVGLRQIAREVAVANGITLREGVYAAVQGPNLETRAEYRFLRAVGADVVGMSTVPEVIVARHGGMRVLGLSIITDQCLPDALEPATVARIIDVARAAEPQLTAVVKGVIARL
- a CDS encoding RluA family pseudouridine synthase, with the protein product MADGALERLDLLVARECALSRTQAATLIANGHVTVNKKAERASYRGEAQDHIVVTIPPPPGRDILPESIPLSIVYEDDDLVVVDKAAGMVVHPAPGNWTGTLVNALMARGEPLAEGGGAERAGLVHRLDKDTSGLLLVAKSEIAHRTLSAALAARRITRRYAALTWGHLTADSITVDKPIARDPRDRTRMAIVQDGRVAKTIFTRLARFDSVDLLRAHLHTGRTHQIRVHLASIGHPVVGDDTYGGGGGRRLALLPPKRHFLHAAWLRFRHPVSGVLIDLRSPLPLDLKRSLAALSGMPELAAHQDPLDELGFYSTADGDATGDTAGASASDSAGTDAP
- a CDS encoding chemotaxis protein CheW; protein product: MPAPAIPPGRTLPSVFGDADDDEQHARVLVVCVGANLYGIPVEQVREVFRGERVTRVPGAPALVRGIVNVRGGVGTVLGLAVLLGAARAVTSSSVVLLEHGSRLIGLAVDAVRDVRAQDDTPADAGASGHAVVTPLDAVALCAPHLLSSEEMGR
- the lspA gene encoding signal peptidase II is translated as MKALFSWPVLLVVVALDRVTKMLAETLLPPNGFPERVMGDAVRLALVYNPGAAFGLYLGSYSRWIFMALTLGALVILWRLYRQTAATEHVRALAIALVASGAIGNLLDRLRSDRGVVDFIDVGVGLHRWPTFNVADMAVSGGAFLLAYVLWGEEQRESATVVTSGTDRSSSGSVEAP
- a CDS encoding DivIVA domain-containing protein — encoded protein: MTDDAFHLTALDVRRYDFGNALRGYDRARVDQFRDQVAEEIERLTRANQELDQKARNFHEQLKSFRDRDKALNDALVSAQQLRGEIREQAEREAQLIVREARAEADKGLQQVRDDVRRAQDALQQLWRTRRGYLAQLRNQVERQLTELVASEEEPPPPGVQTREGRGAPAADASPSAAPDIPPETEPMLKELRELPPRGSAPTPSWLDVVDD
- a CDS encoding TraR/DksA C4-type zinc finger protein, which translates into the protein MPKKQLAHFEKRLLEERKRVIKELGHHGDTFGPNGEADGDTSAYSFHMADQGTDAMEREKAFLFASQEGRFLWHIDQALRRLYKSPETFGKCHQCGNDVAFERLDALPHARFCIACKQREEDAKKA
- the lspA gene encoding signal peptidase II, which gives rise to MSASIPESPHALAPSAARTWPFWVIVASVTAVDFVTKAWAVDALSPRHIPHRIVGDVVRFTLAYNPGAAFGMHLGPASRWIFAGLSIVIIGVLLRATADLTRSSRLAAVGVPIVIGGAIGNLLDRILQRDGVVDFIDIGVGNVRFWTFNGADSAVTIGAICLVLALWQQEKEQLALERSRSSSGDTTRDDQAARQSRS